The following coding sequences are from one Nicotiana tomentosiformis chromosome 3, ASM39032v3, whole genome shotgun sequence window:
- the LOC104121441 gene encoding two-component response regulator ARR15-like yields MAHELHVLAVDDSHVDRKVIERLLKISSCKVTAVESGRSALQYLGLDGEKTSVGIDDLKVNLILTDYSMPGMTGYELLKRIKESSALSKIPVVIMSSEKILARIDRCLEEGAEEFLLKPVKLSDVKRLRDFILRGEGDKEEREKKIKEGSSRKRKFQDDSSTQPMPSSLVTGHDIQSTPESSAASVSQFSKQHKIG; encoded by the exons ATGGCACATGAGTTGCATGTTCTTGCTGTGGATGATAGCCATGTTGATCGGAAGGTTATTGAGCGATTGCTGAAAATTTCTTCTTGTAAAG TGACGGCGGTGGAAAGTGGAAGGAGTGCTTTGCAATATTTGGGTTTAGATGGAGAGAAGACTTCTGTGGGGATTGAT GATTTGAAGGTAAATCTGATACTGACAGACTATTCTATGCCTGGGATGACTGGATATGAACTTCTCAAAAGAATTAAG GAATCATCGGCATTGAGCAAGATCCCCGTTGTTATTATGTCATCTGAAAAGATTTTAGCTCGCATTGATAG ATGTTTGGAGGAAGGGGCTGAAGAATTTCTACTGAAGCCTGTGAAGCTCTCTGATGTTAAACGTCTCAGAGATTTTATACTGAGGGGCGAGGGGGATAAGGAAGAAAGAGAGAAGAAGATCAAAGAAGGAAGTTCAAGAAAGAGAAAATTCCAAGACGATTCATCGACACAACCAATGCCATCTTCTTTAGTTACAGGCCATGATATACAATCAACACCAGAATCTTCAGCAGCATCAGTATCTCAATTCTCAAAGCAACACAAGATTGGTTAA